In the genome of Rhodoplanes sp. Z2-YC6860, one region contains:
- a CDS encoding MliC family protein, translating to MKRMLLAFSVLVASAVSAQAQTFYHYECKDGGTFEVGFYPETKAAFLQFDGKSLDLPKRFSLTSQRFSKNGTTFAMKKNGAATIKRAGKTSVECQVK from the coding sequence ATGAAACGGATGCTTTTGGCGTTTAGCGTCCTTGTGGCCAGTGCGGTGTCGGCTCAGGCGCAGACGTTCTATCACTACGAATGCAAGGACGGCGGGACCTTCGAGGTGGGCTTCTATCCCGAGACCAAAGCCGCCTTCCTGCAGTTCGACGGCAAGTCGCTGGATCTGCCGAAGCGCTTCTCGCTGACCAGCCAGCGCTTCTCGAAAAACGGCACGACGTTTGCGATGAAGAAAAACGGCGCCGCGACCATCAAGCGCGCCGGCAAGACGTCGGTCGAGTGCCAGGTGAAATAG
- a CDS encoding ion channel, producing the protein MFYQLLAGGLVSLVNFGLHAIITGIVVVAARHTAAATDDLHVFARVSALLMITMVALMIAHTVEIAVWASFYALNGIETEKASAFEFAFENYTALGYGDAVPGGRFRLIGPITALNGLLLIGWSVAIIFEVMKMADVQVARKDSSS; encoded by the coding sequence ATGTTCTATCAACTGCTGGCCGGCGGCCTGGTCAGCCTCGTCAATTTTGGCCTGCACGCCATCATCACCGGCATTGTCGTCGTTGCGGCGCGGCACACGGCGGCTGCGACTGACGACCTTCATGTCTTTGCGCGGGTCAGTGCCCTGCTGATGATCACCATGGTCGCGCTGATGATCGCCCACACCGTCGAGATCGCTGTGTGGGCATCGTTCTACGCCTTGAATGGGATCGAGACCGAGAAAGCCAGTGCGTTCGAATTCGCCTTCGAGAATTACACCGCGCTGGGCTACGGCGATGCGGTGCCGGGAGGCCGCTTCCGCCTGATCGGGCCGATCACCGCCCTCAACGGGTTGCTTCTGATCGGCTGGTCTGTCGCCATCATTTTCGAGGTCATGAAGATGGCCGATGTCCAGGTCGCCCGTAAGGATTCCTCCAGTTGA
- a CDS encoding pyridoxal phosphate-dependent aminotransferase: MLRTVANFDRIGEENAFAVLARANALAAQGRDIISLGIGQPDFRTPDFIVEAAIKALRDGHHGYTPANGIPQLREAVAADLHKRFKVEVSPDSVMIMPGGKPTMFMSILMFGEPGVDILYPDPGFPIYRSMIEYTGARPIPVPIREENGFAFSAEETLKLITPQTRLLIINSPANPTGGVTPKSEIDKLVAGLEKFPDVCVMSDEIYDHMVYDGEQHVCLLSYPSIRDRLILLNGWSKTYAMTGWRLGYAVWPSKLYDYARKLSVNLHSCVNASAQYAGLAALTGPQDEADKMVAEFDKRRKVVVEGLNKLPGVSCTVPKGAFYAFPNVKRTGWKAKDLATALLNDTGVVTIGGPDFGILGEGYLRLSYANSTENILKALDRMGQFLASRKAA, translated from the coding sequence ATGCTTCGTACAGTCGCCAATTTCGACCGCATCGGCGAGGAAAACGCATTCGCGGTGCTGGCCCGCGCCAATGCGCTGGCGGCGCAAGGCCGCGATATCATCAGTCTTGGCATCGGCCAGCCGGATTTCCGCACGCCTGATTTCATCGTCGAGGCCGCCATCAAGGCGCTGCGCGACGGTCACCATGGCTACACGCCGGCCAACGGCATCCCGCAGCTTCGCGAGGCGGTGGCGGCCGACCTGCACAAGCGTTTCAAGGTCGAGGTGTCGCCGGACAGCGTGATGATCATGCCGGGCGGCAAGCCGACCATGTTCATGTCGATCCTGATGTTCGGCGAACCGGGCGTGGACATCCTCTATCCAGACCCGGGCTTCCCTATCTATCGCTCGATGATCGAATACACCGGCGCGCGGCCGATTCCCGTGCCGATCCGCGAGGAGAACGGCTTTGCCTTCTCGGCGGAGGAGACGCTGAAGCTGATCACGCCGCAGACCCGGCTGCTCATCATCAACTCGCCGGCCAACCCGACCGGCGGCGTCACGCCGAAGAGCGAGATCGACAAGCTCGTCGCGGGCCTGGAAAAGTTTCCGGACGTCTGCGTGATGTCGGACGAGATCTACGACCACATGGTCTATGACGGCGAGCAGCACGTCTGCCTGCTGTCCTATCCGTCGATCCGCGACCGGCTGATCCTGCTCAACGGCTGGTCCAAGACCTACGCCATGACCGGTTGGCGGCTGGGCTACGCGGTGTGGCCCAGCAAGCTCTACGACTATGCGCGCAAGCTTTCGGTCAATCTGCATTCCTGCGTCAACGCGTCGGCGCAATATGCCGGGCTTGCGGCGCTCACCGGTCCGCAGGACGAAGCGGACAAGATGGTCGCCGAGTTCGACAAGCGCCGGAAGGTTGTGGTCGAAGGCCTGAACAAGCTTCCCGGCGTGTCCTGCACGGTGCCGAAGGGCGCGTTCTACGCGTTTCCGAACGTTAAGCGCACCGGTTGGAAGGCCAAGGATCTGGCCACCGCGCTGCTCAACGACACCGGTGTCGTCACCATCGGCGGGCCGGATTTCGGCATTCTCGGTGAGGGCTATCTGCGGCTGTCCTACGCCAACTCGACGGAAAACATCCTGAAGGCGCTGGATCGCATGGGGCAGTTCCTGGCAAGCCGCAAGGCGGCGTGA